ATGCCGGCTTCTTTTGCTGCGCCATTGTCGTTAACAGCATCAACATACACACCGTTGATGGTACCCAATCCTTTATCCTTTGCCAGCTGGGCGTCAATATTCCGGATGGACACACCGAGGAAGGCACGCTGAACCTGGCCGTATTCCATCAGGTCTTCCACAACCTTCCTGACTATGCTCACCGGAATGGCAAAGGAATTACCGGCATATGCACCCGAAGGAGATATGATGGCAGAAGTAATTCCTACCAGTTCTCCTTTCAGATCGACCAGGGCCCCGCCACTGTTACCCTTATTCAGAGCCGCATCGGTCTGAATAAACGATTCAATTCGGTACTGATCGTCCAGTATTCCAAGGTTCCGGCCTTTGGCCGACACGATTCCGGCAGTGACCGTAGAGGTCAGATTGAAGGGATTGCCGACAGCCAGTACCCACTGTCCAAGCCGCAGTTTGTCAGAATCTCCCCAGGGAATAAACGGCAGATCTTTTCCGTCAATCTTCAATAAAGCAATATCGGTACTTGGATCGGTGCCGACCAGCTTTGCTTCAAACTCCCGGTTATCATTCAGGGTAACCATAATCTTTTCCGCCCCGTCGATAACATGGTTGTTGGTAACGATATACCCATCGGGACTAATAATCACTCCCGAACCAAATCCAACAACCGGCTCGGAACGTTCCTCATATGGACGTCCATAAAAGAATTCGTAAATCGGATTGCGGTATACCTGTGAAAGCACGGCTTGCGTTTTGACATGCACTACTGCATGAACCGTCCGTTCAGCAGCATAGGTGAAGTCGGTTATGCTGGTATCAAATACCGATGAAAGGCTGGTGAGGGTGACAGGAACTTTTTCGGTGGCGGTAACAATGCGCGTTTCAGGACGAAATACCATTGTGTATAATCCCAGGGAAATAAGCCCTCCCATCAGCGCTACCAGCAGCAGTCCGAAAAATCGTTTC
The sequence above is drawn from the Bacteroidales bacterium genome and encodes:
- a CDS encoding Do family serine endopeptidase: MNLKRFFGLLLVALMGGLISLGLYTMVFRPETRIVTATEKVPVTLTSLSSVFDTSITDFTYAAERTVHAVVHVKTQAVLSQVYRNPIYEFFYGRPYEERSEPVVGFGSGVIISPDGYIVTNNHVIDGAEKIMVTLNDNREFEAKLVGTDPSTDIALLKIDGKDLPFIPWGDSDKLRLGQWVLAVGNPFNLTSTVTAGIVSAKGRNLGILDDQYRIESFIQTDAALNKGNSGGALVDLKGELVGITSAIISPSGAYAGNSFAIPVSIVRKVVEDLMEYGQVQRAFLGVSIRNIDAQLAKDKGLGTINGVYVDAVNDNGAAKEAGIKEGDVILNVNGIKVTSSAELQEQIGRYRPGQKINIAVLRDNKEKQFDVVLRNMQGTTGVVKKSDLVMVLGATFAPLTDQEKSNLGISNGLRVVEVGKGKFRDAGISNGFIITRVNNKAINSVNDLNDILSKTKGGVYIEGVYPNGMVAYYAFGL